In a single window of the Frondihabitans peucedani genome:
- a CDS encoding glycosyltransferase family 1 protein codes for MSLSVLVDATSLPANAGGVGRYLLHLLPALAAAPDDGDRLRLVVACQARDRETWQRLAPGAEVVAVPAWARSVPGRLVWEQVGLPRLAARHRVDVIHSPHYTMPLLAGRPVVVTLHDATFFSHPQLHSRLKRTFFRFWTRYSVRRAAVCVTPSRATLDEVRRATRARLDTAVVAYHGIDVDRFHPASPSAITEVTRVFEGGGPYVAFVGTIEPRKNVVPLIEGFLRATDDERLAGWRLLVAGGAGWDDRAVDLLRSRRHHPRVQWTGFLDDEALPAFLSGAELVAYPSEGEGFGLPVLEAMACGTAVLTTDRLALPEVGGDVAYYTETSADEIADSLREVLLDRRGRHDRAAQGPERASGFTWERSADEHLGAYRQAAA; via the coding sequence ATGAGCCTGTCGGTTCTCGTCGACGCCACCTCCCTCCCGGCGAACGCGGGCGGTGTCGGGCGCTACCTGCTGCACCTCCTCCCCGCTCTGGCCGCGGCGCCTGACGACGGCGACCGGCTGCGGCTCGTCGTGGCCTGCCAGGCCCGCGACCGCGAGACGTGGCAGCGCCTGGCCCCCGGGGCCGAGGTCGTCGCCGTCCCCGCCTGGGCCCGCTCGGTCCCCGGGCGACTCGTGTGGGAGCAGGTCGGCCTGCCGAGGCTGGCGGCCCGGCACCGCGTCGACGTCATCCACTCGCCGCACTACACGATGCCGCTCCTCGCCGGGCGGCCCGTCGTCGTGACCCTCCACGACGCCACCTTCTTCTCGCACCCGCAGCTGCACTCCCGGCTGAAGCGCACGTTCTTCCGGTTCTGGACCAGGTACTCGGTCCGGCGGGCGGCAGTCTGCGTGACGCCGAGCCGCGCCACGCTCGACGAGGTGCGACGGGCCACGAGGGCCCGGCTCGACACCGCCGTCGTGGCGTACCACGGCATCGACGTCGACCGCTTCCATCCTGCGTCGCCCTCGGCGATCACCGAGGTCACGCGCGTCTTCGAGGGCGGCGGGCCGTACGTGGCGTTCGTCGGCACCATCGAGCCGCGGAAGAACGTCGTGCCGCTGATCGAGGGTTTCCTCCGCGCCACCGACGACGAGCGCCTCGCGGGCTGGCGCCTCCTCGTCGCGGGCGGCGCCGGCTGGGACGACCGCGCCGTCGACCTCCTCCGCTCTCGACGCCACCACCCCCGCGTGCAGTGGACGGGCTTCCTCGACGACGAGGCGCTGCCCGCCTTCCTCTCCGGCGCCGAGCTCGTCGCCTACCCGAGCGAGGGCGAGGGCTTCGGCCTGCCCGTCCTCGAGGCGATGGCCTGCGGCACCGCGGTGCTGACGACCGACCGGCTCGCCCTCCCCGAGGTCGGCGGCGACGTGGCGTACTACACCGAGACGTCCGCCGACGAGATCGCCGACTCCCTCCGCGAGGTCCTGCTCGACCGTCGCGGTCGCCACGACCGCGCCGCGCAGGGCCCGGAGCGCGCGTCCGGGTTCACCTGGGAGCGATCCGCCGACGAGCACCTCGGCGCCTACCGGCAAGCCGCGGCATGA
- a CDS encoding glycosyltransferase family 2 protein — protein MTRSDVAVVTITYSPGQTLDDFIDSLRSESFPPRPVIVVDNGSTDGSPERAERDHEHVTLLRSPGNVGYGRAANLGVAALDRDVEWVLICNPDTQVTPGAVETLLAAGREHPEAAVLGPRIVEPDGSVYPSARALPAIRTGIGHALFSGVWPTNPWTKRYQQRDVSASPEPAGVGWLSGAFLLVRRAAFEEIGGFDPDFFMYFEDVDLGRRVGLAGHTNLFVPAAVVVHIGGASTDRVADVMVRAHHDSAYLYIAKTHPGVLWAPVRLAVRIGLRVRAGSIVRKSHRA, from the coding sequence ATGACCCGGTCCGACGTCGCCGTCGTGACGATCACGTACTCCCCCGGCCAGACCCTCGACGACTTCATCGACTCGCTCCGCAGCGAGTCGTTCCCGCCGCGGCCCGTCATCGTCGTCGACAACGGATCGACGGACGGGTCGCCAGAGCGGGCCGAGCGCGACCACGAGCACGTCACCCTCCTGCGGAGCCCCGGGAACGTCGGCTACGGGCGGGCGGCGAACCTCGGAGTGGCGGCCCTCGACCGCGATGTCGAGTGGGTCCTGATCTGCAACCCCGACACGCAGGTGACCCCGGGCGCGGTCGAGACTCTCCTCGCTGCCGGTCGCGAGCATCCTGAGGCGGCCGTCCTCGGGCCGCGCATCGTCGAGCCCGACGGCAGCGTCTACCCGTCGGCCCGCGCGCTGCCGGCGATCCGGACCGGAATCGGGCACGCGCTCTTCTCGGGCGTCTGGCCGACGAACCCGTGGACGAAGCGGTACCAGCAGCGCGACGTCTCGGCGTCGCCCGAGCCCGCGGGCGTCGGCTGGCTCTCGGGGGCGTTCCTGCTCGTGCGCCGGGCCGCCTTCGAGGAGATCGGCGGGTTCGACCCCGACTTCTTCATGTACTTCGAGGACGTCGACCTCGGCCGCCGAGTCGGGCTCGCCGGCCACACGAACCTCTTCGTGCCGGCCGCCGTCGTGGTGCACATCGGCGGAGCGTCGACCGACCGGGTCGCCGATGTGATGGTGCGGGCGCACCACGACAGCGCCTACCTCTACATCGCCAAGACGCACCCCGGTGTCCTG